The Pseudanabaena sp. FACHB-2040 nucleotide sequence TCAGGCATCATGGCCGAACAGTTGCTTGCGGCTTTGTGGATCAGATTGCGGCTATCAGCCCTGTCTTAAGGCGGTGCTCTGTATTTACCAGATTCTGATTTGGAATCGCACCCTGCTTTAGGTTGCTGCCCCCATCGGGTACAGTATTTTGCTTCGCTTAGGGAGTCGTTTGTCCTAGGCCAGCGACCTGACTTGGGACAAACGAAAACTCACAATTACAGGACGACACATTTATGGCCATTCAGACCATGAGCCTCGGCTACGCCCGCATGGACAAACGCCGGGAGCTGAAGAAAGCGTTGGAAACCTTTTGGAGTGGGGTCTCTGGTGCCGATGCCCTGCTGACCACGCTCTATGACCTTGAGACCAAGCGTTGGCAAGCTCAGGTGAAGCAAATGCGCACTGGCATCGCTAAT carries:
- a CDS encoding methionine synthase II (cobalamin-independent); the protein is MAIQTMSLGYARMDKRRELKKALETFWSGVSGADALLTTLYDLETKRWQAQVKQMRTGIANLPTEQIGANPDCGSKTRRWEEEVPTLKNRVAAAQTLREEIYDAAH